Sequence from the Janthinobacterium lividum genome:
TCGTCCACCGCGTGCGCGGCCATGCGCTCGAGCGCCCGCTCGACGCGTACGCGGTATTCATCCATCAGCGACAGCTGATAGAACAGGGTTTGCGCGGCCAAGGTCAGCGCCACGCCCAGCGCCACGTCGCCCTCCTCGCCGAAAGCCCAGTCGATGGCGGCGCGCAGGTCATCGACATGGCGGCCATAGCACGCGCTCCAGCGTGCCGGCGGCATGCTTGCCCAGTCGGCGGCGATGCGTCCGGCCAGTCCCAGGCAATGGCGCGCATGGCGCAGCAGCACGGCATCCTCGCCCCCGCCCGCCGACAGCTGCGCGCCAGCATAGGCGCGCGTGGTGTCGAGCAGCCGGTAATACACATGCTGGCAGCAAAACTCGATGCTGACGAGGGACTTGGCGGCCAGGTCGGCCAGCGTGTCGAACACGTCGCATCCCGCCACGGCGCTGGCCGACTCCAGCCGGAAGCGGCTCCTGAACACGCTCAGCGCCTGCAGCACCTGGCGCTCTTGCGCGTCGAGCAGGCCGTAGCTCCAGTCCAGGGTGGCGCGCAAGGTCTGGTGGCGCAAGGGCATGTTGCGCGCGCCGCGCGTGAGCAGGCGAAAGCGGTCGTCGAGCTGGCGGCGCAATTCGTGCAAGCCGAAATGGCCGATGCGCCCGGCCGCCAGCTCCAGCGCCAGCGGAATGCCATCGAGGCGCCGGCAGATATCCACCACCACGGGCACGTCGGCGTCGGCCAGCACGAAAGTATCGTCGACGGCCGCGCAGCGTTCGCAAAACAGCTGCACCGCGGCGAAGTGCCGGACCGCCGCCGCATCGGGCACGGCATCGGCCGGCGGCAATTCCAGTGCGGGCAGGCGCTGCAGCTGTTCGCTGGTGAGGCGCAGCGGCTCGCGGCTGGTGGCCAGTACGTGCAGCAGCGGCGCGCCCTTGAGCAAGGCGTCGGCCAGGGTGGCGGCCGCGCCGATCACGTGTTCGCAGTTATCGAGCACGAGCAGCATGTGGCGCGGGCGCAGGTAGGCCAGCAGGACCGGCATGGCGTCGCCGGCCGGCACCGCCACCCCGAGCGCCGTGGCCAGCGCCAGCGGCACCAGGCGGCCCTCGTCCAGCGGCGACAGGTCGACGAAACATACGCCGTCGGCATAGCGGCGCAGCACGCGCGTGGCCAGGACGACTGCCAGGGTGGTCTTGCCGATGCCGCCCGGACCGGCAATGCACAGCAGGCGCAATTGCAGCAGCTGGTTGGCCATCGTTTGCAGCACCTCGGCGCGGCCCAGCATGCGCGTCAGCATGACGGGCAGGTTATGCCGCGGCTCGGCGCCCGCCGCACCGGACGCCGGCCCGCCCGTGTGCGCCAGCGGCGCCAGGAAGCCGTAGCCGCGCCCGGGGATGGTGGTGATGTAGCGCTGGCCATCGCGGCCATCGCCAAGCGCCTTGCGCAGCGCCGCCAGGTGCACGCGCAAGGTCGCGTCGTCGACCACGGCATTGGGCCAGACAATGGCCACCAGTTCATGCTTGTCGACGATGTCGCCGGCGCGCTCCAGCAGGGCCAGCAGCAAGTCCATGGCCCTGCTGCCCAGGCGCAGCGCGCGATCGCCCTCGAACAGCAGGCGTTCTAGCGGCAAAAGGCGAAACGGGCCAAAGACATAGGCCGGGACAGGACTGTTTATCATTCTTGCGTGGAGGAGAAGGTGTTAAAGCACGCGGCTTGCAGTGGCCATATTCTACTGAGCATCCGCGCCATGCCGCATGGCGCCATGTTTCGGCACTGTTACAAGGCCGGCCGGCGCGCCAGCGGACAGCAGCGCGGCCACCTCGGCCGCAGGCGCCGGGCGGTGCAGATAAAAACCCTGCACCTGCGGGCAACCCAGCCGCCGCAGCTGCGCCAGCTGTTCCCCGTTTTCCACGCCCTCGGCCAGCGCCTGCAAGCCCAGGCCATGCGCCAGCGCAATGGTCGAGGCGACGATCACGGCATCACTGCCTGCGCTGCCATCGAGGTCGCGGATGAAGCAGCGGTCGATCTTGATGGTGTGAATCGGCAGCATCCTGACATGGCTCAAGCCCGAATGGCCGGTGCCGTAATCGTCAAGCGAAATGGCCAGGCCCAGCGCGCGCAGCTGGCGCAATCCCTGCGCCGCCTGCGCCATGTCGTCGATGCAGCAGCTTTCCGTCACTTCCAGCTCCAGCAGGCCGGGAGGAATGGCGTGGCGCCGCAGGCAGCCCAGCACAAAGTCAGGCAAGTGCGGCTGGCACAGCTGGCGCGCCGAGACATTCACCGCGACCGGCACCAAAGGCAGGCCAGCCGCGCGCCACTGCGCCAGTTGGCGGCAAGCCGCATCGATGCCCCAGTTGCCCAGCGCCGCGATGGCCTGCGTCTGCTCGGCCAGGCCGATGAATTCGTGCGGGTAGATCAGGCCATGGCGCGGATGCTCCCAGCGCAGCAGTGCTTCCAGGCCGACCAGGCGCAGTTGCGCCGTATCGAACTTGCCCTGATAGTGAAAGCGGAACTCACCATCGACGATGGCGCTGTCCAGGCGCGCCTGCAGCTCCCGGCTGCGCGCCGACGCCACCGGTGTGCCTGCCGGCCCAACCCGCGCCTGGCGCCGCGCCCGCCACAGCATGACGCAGCCGAGCCAAAACCTTGCCAGGCGCGCCACTAGGCCAGCAGGCGCGGCGCGGCCGGCACACTACGGCGCGGCAAGGTGTGCGCCGGCCCCTGCTGCAGGCGAAACACGCTGACCACCTGCAGCAGCTTCGCCGCTTCGCTCTCCAGCGATTGCGAGGCGGCTGCCGCCTCTTCCACCAGGGCGGCGTTCTGCTGCGTCACTTCATCCATCTGCAGCACCGCCTGGCTGACCTGGCCGATGCCCGTGCTTTGCTCGGCGCTGGCAGCCGTGATGTCGGCCACCATCTGGCAGACACGGCCCACGGCCGCCACCACTTCCTGCATCGTGGCGCCAGCCTGCGCCACGAGGGCCGCGCCCGCGTCCACCTGCTGCGTGGAATTGGCGATCAGGGCGCGGATATCGCGCGCCGCCGCCGCGCTGCGCTGCGCCAGGTTGCGCACTTCCGTCGCCACGACGGCAAAGCCGCGCCCCTGCTCGCCCGCGCGCGCCGCTTCCACGGCCGCGTTCAGGGCCAGGATATTCGTCTGGAAGGCCAGCATGTCGATCACGCCGATGATGTCGGCGATCTGCGCCGAGGAAGCGCTGATGGCGTCCATGGTATGGATCACCTGCCCCACGGCTTGCCCGCCAGCGCCGGCGATATTCGCCGCCTCGACGGCCAGCACGCTGGCGTGACGGGCATTGTCCGCGTTCTGCTGCACGGTGGAGCTGAGTTCCTCCATGGCCGACGCCGTCTGTTCGAGCGAGCTGGCCTGCTCCTCGGTGCGCGACGACAGGTCGATATTGCCGGCCGCGATCTGCGACGACGCCGTGGCGATGGTGTCGGTGCCGCTGCGCACCTGCTGCACGATGTCGAGCAGGTTGCCGTTCATGATGCACAGCGCGTCGAGCAGCTTGCCCGTTTCATCGCCGCCGTGGCGGCCGAAGGTCGATGTCAGGTCGCCGGCGGCCACGGTCTGCGCCACGGCCAGGGCATGGCGCAGCGGATTGACGATGCTGCGCGTGACCAGCCAGGCCGTGACGAGCGAAAAGAGCACGGCCAGCGCGCTCAGTGCCAGCATCATGTTGCGCGCCGTGGCGTATTCGTGGCGCACCTGGGCGCCCGCCTCCTCCATCAGGTCATGCTGGTGCGCGATGAGGCTTTCCAGCGCCGCCATGTAGCGCAGCTGGTCGCCGCGCACGGTGCCGAGCAGCAAACTGGTCGCTTCATCGCGCGCCCCTTCTTCCAGCAGGGCCAGTACCTTGTCGCGCCCGCCGTTGAACGTGGCGCGCGCCTGCGCCACGGCCGCCATCTGCTGGCGTCCCTGCGGCGACAGCACCACCTTGTCCAGCTGCGCCAGGCCCTTTTCCGTTTCGCCGCCCGCCCTGGCGATGGTGGCGCGTTCCTGCGCCAGCTGCTGCGGCTCCGTCATCAGCAGCAGGTTGCGCGAGGAGCGCGCGATGATGTTGACATTCTTGATGATGTCGTTGGCCAGCACGGTTTTCGGATATTTGTCATCGATCACGTCGCGCATGCGCAGTTCCAGGCTGGACAGGCGCAGCATGCCCAGCACGGCGGTCGCCAGCAGCAGCAAGGTCAACAACGCAAAGGAGCAGCGCAGGCGCGTGCCGATTTTCATATTTGCCATCTTTATTCGCATCCTTCAGTGTGGTGCATCGGTCATCGCGCCGGGCTCGCATGCAAGGCTGACGGCAATGGCTGCCGCCTGCCACGAATGGCTGGACGCAGCAGGCGGAGGGGTCAGCCGGGATGTGGCCGAGGCGGGAACAAGGGTGGTACGGCAGGCAGTGTGAGTTATCTCACAAGCAATGTCGCGTTAAGTTTTGAAAAGATTTGCTTAGATGGCAAAACAGCTATTCTTATAACGCTGTTTTTTTAGTAAGTAGTAACCGCAGTGCGAACCTGTGCGCGCATGTGGAAACGGCCGCGCAAGGCGGCCGTCCGGAAGCGCATGCTGGCGCCGTCAATCCGTCAGAACACTTCCCACTCGTCGTCGCGCGGCGCGCTCTGGCGCTGGGATGGCACGGCGTGCAAGGCCGGGCGGCCTGCGGTGGGGCGTGATGCGGGACGCGATGCAGGACCCGCTGCCGGACGCTTCGGCGCGGCGCTGGCCAGCGCGGCGCGCGGCGCGGCCGGCCTTGCGTTCGCGTTTGCGCGCGCGGCAGGCGCCTGGGCGCCATCGAGCTTGAACACGCTGACCACGTCGGCCAGCTGGCCCGATTGCTCCTGCAGCGATTCGGCCGCGGCGGCCGCCTCTTCCACCAGGGCCGCGTTCTGCTGCGTCACCTGGTCCATCTGGCCGATGGCCTGGTTGATCTGGTCGATGCCCGAGCTTTGCTCCTGCGTGGCCAGGCTGATTTCCGCCATGATGTCCGTCACGCGCTGCACGCTGGAGACGATTTCGGCCATCGTGCTGCCCGCCTCGGCCACCAGCTTGCTGCCCGCGTCGACCGCCACCACGGAGTCGCCGATCAGGGTCTTGATCTCTTTCGCTGCGCCAGCGGATCTTTGGGCAAGATTACGCACTTCCGTCGCCACGACGGCGAAACCGCGTCCCTGCTCGCCCGCACGCGCCGCTTCCACGGCGGCATTCAAGGCCAGGATATTCGTCTGGAAGGCGATGCCGTCGATGACGGAAATGATGTCGACGATCTTGCGCGACGAGTCGTTGATGGCGTCCATGGTCTGTACCACCTTGCCTACCACTTCACCGCCTTTCACGGCCACGCCCGAGGCGCTCAGCGCCAGCTGGTTGGCCTGCTGGGCATTGTCGGCGTTCTGCCGCACGGTGGACGTCAGCTCTTCCATCGACGACGCCGTCTCTTCCAGCGAACTGGCTTGCTCTTCCGTGCGCGAGGACAGGTCCAGGTTGCCGCTGGCAATTTCCGACGAGGCCGTGGCGATGGTCTCCGTGCCGCTGCGCACCTGGCCGACAATGCTGACCAGGCTGGAATTCATGTCCTTGAGCGCCTGCAGCAGCTGGCCCGTTTCTTCCGTCGTGTGCACCTCGATGTGGCTGGTCAGGTCGCCCGAGGCCACCGTCTGCGCCACTTTCACGGCCGAGTTGATCGGCTGCGTGATGGCGCGCGTGATGTAGGCGGCGCAACCGATGCCCAGCGCGGAGGCCAGCAAGCCGAGGATGACCATCAGGCTTTCCGAGCGGATGACGGCCGCGCTGCCGTCCTTGACGCTGGCATCGGCCACGCCGTTATTGAGCTTGATGATGTCGTTGAGCGTGCCTTCGGCCTTGCCGAACAGCGCGCGCGAATCCTGGTACTGCTTGTAAAAGCCCACGAACAGCTCTTTCTGCCGCGCTTCGTCGCGGTTGTCGGCCAGTTGGCGCAAGATGGCGCGCACCTTGTCGTCGTCCGCCTTCCAGGCCGTCCACTCGCCCTGGAAGCGCTGCCACAGCGCGGCTTCCTCGGTGGTCTGCGGCAGCGGTTCGTACAGCTTGCGGCCCGCCTCGATATTGTTCCAGGCCTTGGTGCGCAGCTGCAGCGCTTCCGCGAACTTGTCCTGTGCCTGGTAATTGTTTTCATAGATGGCGGCCGTCAGGGTGGCGGCGGCAACGGCCGTCTGGCCTTCGCTGATCATCATCAAGCCCTGGATCGACGGCAGGCGCACCACACCGATTTCATTGACGGCGCGCCCCACGGTGGCGATGCCCGTGTAGCCGCTGATGCCCACCACCAGCAAGGCCACCATCATCACGGCGACAAGCGTCGCCAACTTCCATTTGATCAGTAAATTCTTAAACATGGCGAGGTCCTTTATAAAGTCACGAAGACTGCTGGCGAAGTCGGGGCTGGCATGTTCGAGTAAAACAGCTGACACTTGTATAAAGGCGGCGGGGATGGGGCGTACGCTTCGTTACAATTGGCGAGATTTTATAAGTGGAAGCATAGTGGAAAACGGACGCGCTGACAGCTACATACTTGATACAAATCAATATTTCTTTCCTTACTGTGGTGCGCCTTGCACAGTGGCATCGAAAAGCCGTCCAATGCCCTGCTTTGGTGCAAAAAATCTCCGCGCGTCGCTATTGGCTACGCAGTTGATAGTCGTATAAGATGAGCAACAAGCAAACAACAGGCAGACCATGGCTTATCCTATCGAACACAAACTGGTGATCGGGGTCGCTTCCAGCGCCCTGTTCGACCTGGCCGAATCGCACCAGGTCTACCTCGACAACGGCCCGGAGGAATACCGCAAATACCAGGAAACGCATATCGACACGGTCTTGCCGCGCGGCGTAGCCTTTCCCTTCATCCGCCGCTTCCTGAACATCAACAAGCACTATCCGCGCCAGTCGCCCGTGGAAGTGGTGCTGTTTTCGCGCAATTCGCCGGAAACGGGCTTGCGCGTCATGCACAGCATCGCCCACTACGGCCTGGACATTTCGCGCGCCGCCTTCATGACGGGCAAGTCGCCCTACCCCTACCTGCCCGCCTTCAACGCGTCGCTGTTCCTCAGCGCGAATGAAGACGACGTGCGCAGCGCCCTGGCCTGCGACTATCCGGCCGGCCTGGTGCTGCCGTCGCGCACGGAAGACGACGAAAACGACGAGGAATTGCGCGTGGCCTTCGATTTCGACGGCGTGATCGCTGACGACGAAGCGGAAACCGTCTTCAAGCGCAATAACGACGTCGATGAATTCCACGCCCATGAAACCCTGAACGTGGGCACGCCGCACCGCCCCGGCCCGCTGGCCGGCCTGTTCCAGAAGCTGGCCACCATGCAGCGCCTGGAGGAAAGGGCCCAGCGGCGCGATCCCGGCTATAAAAAGATCCTGCGCATCGCCATCATCACGGCGCGCAACGCGCCCTCGCACGAGCGGGTCGTGACGACCCTGAAAAGCT
This genomic interval carries:
- a CDS encoding ATP-binding protein, which codes for MPLERLLFEGDRALRLGSRAMDLLLALLERAGDIVDKHELVAIVWPNAVVDDATLRVHLAALRKALGDGRDGQRYITTIPGRGYGFLAPLAHTGGPASGAAGAEPRHNLPVMLTRMLGRAEVLQTMANQLLQLRLLCIAGPGGIGKTTLAVVLATRVLRRYADGVCFVDLSPLDEGRLVPLALATALGVAVPAGDAMPVLLAYLRPRHMLLVLDNCEHVIGAAATLADALLKGAPLLHVLATSREPLRLTSEQLQRLPALELPPADAVPDAAAVRHFAAVQLFCERCAAVDDTFVLADADVPVVVDICRRLDGIPLALELAAGRIGHFGLHELRRQLDDRFRLLTRGARNMPLRHQTLRATLDWSYGLLDAQERQVLQALSVFRSRFRLESASAVAGCDVFDTLADLAAKSLVSIEFCCQHVYYRLLDTTRAYAGAQLSAGGGEDAVLLRHARHCLGLAGRIAADWASMPPARWSACYGRHVDDLRAAIDWAFGEEGDVALGVALTLAAQTLFYQLSLMDEYRVRVERALERMAAHAVDDPDSEMQLHASQAHLLLHTQGITGTMLRSFQRGYALAMRTDDGSRRAEAICGMWICSLKLADFQRADNYVTELAVLCATRDDMAMRLVLARMRSVGEYVQGRYAQSAALARMVLAHPEGAAQLGFNNALLADHQVCLRGTLARCLWMQGRPDDALILAREAVAVGFEHNGVTLCVALAINAIPVALWCGQRELAHAWICLLCEHAARYGLLYWSAWGAAYQRLLDGGEAMAPFPWPSVRSWPIQVDLMATLHDAAADSQALRRARMGLAPWSAPEVLRRDAHHRWRALAQDDAAGLEAVRAQLEEALLLARGQQAPGWELRCATSLAAVLQAQGRGAAAHAVLAPVHAGYRQGRESTDVMAAAALLAQLA
- a CDS encoding methyl-accepting chemotaxis protein, with the translated sequence MFKNLLIKWKLATLVAVMMVALLVVGISGYTGIATVGRAVNEIGVVRLPSIQGLMMISEGQTAVAAATLTAAIYENNYQAQDKFAEALQLRTKAWNNIEAGRKLYEPLPQTTEEAALWQRFQGEWTAWKADDDKVRAILRQLADNRDEARQKELFVGFYKQYQDSRALFGKAEGTLNDIIKLNNGVADASVKDGSAAVIRSESLMVILGLLASALGIGCAAYITRAITQPINSAVKVAQTVASGDLTSHIEVHTTEETGQLLQALKDMNSSLVSIVGQVRSGTETIATASSEIASGNLDLSSRTEEQASSLEETASSMEELTSTVRQNADNAQQANQLALSASGVAVKGGEVVGKVVQTMDAINDSSRKIVDIISVIDGIAFQTNILALNAAVEAARAGEQGRGFAVVATEVRNLAQRSAGAAKEIKTLIGDSVVAVDAGSKLVAEAGSTMAEIVSSVQRVTDIMAEISLATQEQSSGIDQINQAIGQMDQVTQQNAALVEEAAAAAESLQEQSGQLADVVSVFKLDGAQAPAARANANARPAAPRAALASAAPKRPAAGPASRPASRPTAGRPALHAVPSQRQSAPRDDEWEVF
- a CDS encoding methyl-accepting chemotaxis protein, producing the protein MANMKIGTRLRCSFALLTLLLLATAVLGMLRLSSLELRMRDVIDDKYPKTVLANDIIKNVNIIARSSRNLLLMTEPQQLAQERATIARAGGETEKGLAQLDKVVLSPQGRQQMAAVAQARATFNGGRDKVLALLEEGARDEATSLLLGTVRGDQLRYMAALESLIAHQHDLMEEAGAQVRHEYATARNMMLALSALAVLFSLVTAWLVTRSIVNPLRHALAVAQTVAAGDLTSTFGRHGGDETGKLLDALCIMNGNLLDIVQQVRSGTDTIATASSQIAAGNIDLSSRTEEQASSLEQTASAMEELSSTVQQNADNARHASVLAVEAANIAGAGGQAVGQVIHTMDAISASSAQIADIIGVIDMLAFQTNILALNAAVEAARAGEQGRGFAVVATEVRNLAQRSAAAARDIRALIANSTQQVDAGAALVAQAGATMQEVVAAVGRVCQMVADITAASAEQSTGIGQVSQAVLQMDEVTQQNAALVEEAAAASQSLESEAAKLLQVVSVFRLQQGPAHTLPRRSVPAAPRLLA
- a CDS encoding putative bifunctional diguanylate cyclase/phosphodiesterase — encoded protein: MLWRARRQARVGPAGTPVASARSRELQARLDSAIVDGEFRFHYQGKFDTAQLRLVGLEALLRWEHPRHGLIYPHEFIGLAEQTQAIAALGNWGIDAACRQLAQWRAAGLPLVPVAVNVSARQLCQPHLPDFVLGCLRRHAIPPGLLELEVTESCCIDDMAQAAQGLRQLRALGLAISLDDYGTGHSGLSHVRMLPIHTIKIDRCFIRDLDGSAGSDAVIVASTIALAHGLGLQALAEGVENGEQLAQLRRLGCPQVQGFYLHRPAPAAEVAALLSAGAPAGLVTVPKHGAMRHGADAQ
- a CDS encoding 5'-nucleotidase, which encodes MAYPIEHKLVIGVASSALFDLAESHQVYLDNGPEEYRKYQETHIDTVLPRGVAFPFIRRFLNINKHYPRQSPVEVVLFSRNSPETGLRVMHSIAHYGLDISRAAFMTGKSPYPYLPAFNASLFLSANEDDVRSALACDYPAGLVLPSRTEDDENDEELRVAFDFDGVIADDEAETVFKRNNDVDEFHAHETLNVGTPHRPGPLAGLFQKLATMQRLEERAQRRDPGYKKILRIAIITARNAPSHERVVTTLKSWGVAADETFFLGGMDKSRVLAVFKPHIFFDDQLSHLKSAGGTIPMVHVPFGIANVRAG